In a single window of the Cryptomeria japonica unplaced genomic scaffold, Sugi_1.0 HiC_scaffold_1254, whole genome shotgun sequence genome:
- the LOC131873228 gene encoding uncharacterized protein LOC131873228: MAANRLTAVVEEEDAALLKFPKEFNNAETLMISEVLKILENRKEQSDKADSGQKLNEVFVKTLEHCKTFNRLGENKEKIHAVRRMLQNKNLHKFELAQLANLCPDSAEEARTFIPSLENTNQDEELTEILNAMYST; the protein is encoded by the coding sequence ATGGCTGCAAATAGATTGACGGCAGTTGTCGAGGAGGAAGACGCAGCTCTATTAAAGTTTCCAAAAGAATTCAACAATGCCGAAACATTAATGATTAGTGAAGTGTTAAAAATCTTAGAGAACCGCAAAGAGCAATCAGACAAAGCAGATTCAGGCCAAAAACTTAATGAGGTATTCGTAAAAACATTGGAACATTGTAAAACTTTTAACAGATtaggtgaaaacaaagaaaagatacaTGCCGTTCGTCGAATGCTACAGAACAAAAATCTACACAAATTTGAACTAGCTCAGTTGGCTAATCTATGCCCTGATTCAGCCGAAGAGGCGAGGACCTTCATACCAAGTTTGGAGAATACCAACCAGGATGAAGAATTGACAGAAATCTTAAACGCAATGTACTCCACTTAG